A genomic segment from Aegilops tauschii subsp. strangulata cultivar AL8/78 chromosome 1, Aet v6.0, whole genome shotgun sequence encodes:
- the LOC109749456 gene encoding uncharacterized protein, producing MDFDLEYIYEHYVESPDSSSNKEEYSDETAMMQVVLEDAERAEEHVLKFKDSIKVHRVLNRNRAHGHLTLMDDYIAPDALFADHFRRCFQMLKTVFDRLYHGVQSYDDYFILKKEAMGTIGFSGYQKCTTALRMLAYGTFADSWDEYLRMCESTCGDAMVRFATAVVEVFGPQYLREPTLVDRERLLAISEARGRPGLLGSLDCMHWKWKNYPKALQGQYQGHVKKPTIILEAVASQDLWIWHAFFGMPGSHNDINVMQRSPLFARLTEGKACHYTINGHEYNMGYYLVDDIYPPWATFLSTSQTQLARKRLTFPKHKKQLERMSGGHLEFCRPVLQLFVDLLNNGIQKPCGR from the coding sequence ATGGATTTCGatttggagtacatatacgagcaTTATGTTGAGTCGCCCGACAGCTCGTCCAATAAGGAGGAGTACTCCGATGAGACGGCGATGATGCAAGTGGTCCTTGAAGACGCGGAGCGTGCAGAGGAGCATGTTCTCAAGTTCAAGGACTCGATCAAGGTTCATCGAGTGCTCAACCGCAACAGGGCGCACGGGCATTTGACACTGATGGACGACTACATTGCCCCTGATGCACTATTCGCTGACCATTTTCGCCGGTGTTTTCAGATGCTCAAGACTGTCTTCGATCGTTTGTACCATGGCGTCCAGTCCTACGATGACTACTTCATCCTAAAGAAGGAAGCCATGGGAACGATTGGCTTCTCTGGTTACCAGAAGTGCACGACCGCACTCCGGATGCTTGCATATGGCACGTTCGCTGATTCGTGGGACGAGTACCTACGGATGTGTGAGAGCACATGCGGAGATGCCATGGTCAGGTTTGCAACTGCCGTGGTCGAGGTGTTTGGACCTCAGTACCTAAGAGAACCAACTCTGGTAGACAGGGAGAGGCTCCTGGCAATCTCAGAAGCAAGAGGGCGGCCAGGTTTGCTTGGATCTcttgactgcatgcattggaaatggaagaactaCCCGAAGGCTTTACAAGGGCAATATCAGGGTCATGTTAAGAAGCCCACCATCATTCTTGAAGCAGTTGCATCACAAGATCTTTGGATTTGGCACGCTTTCTTTGGCATGCCCGggtctcacaatgacatcaatgtgATGCAACGATCGCCATTGTTTGCGAGGCTGACTGAAGGAAAAGCTTGCCACTATACTATCAATGGGCATGAGTACAACATGGGCTACTATCTGGTTGACGATATCTATCCTCCATGGGCTACCTTTCTCAGCACATCTCAAACCCAGTTGGCCAGAAAAAGGCTCACTTTTCCGAAACATAAGAAGCAGCTAGAAAGGATGTCGGGAGGGCATTTGGAGTTTTGCAGACCTGTTTTGCAATTGTTCGTGGACCTGCTAAACAATGGGATCCAGAAAccttgtgggaggtga